From Anopheles coluzzii chromosome 3, AcolN3, whole genome shotgun sequence, the proteins below share one genomic window:
- the LOC120958032 gene encoding nidogen translates to MSVRSEVLQGLVVYAVLLLLPSIVHAVDPRDLYSYANEASEVLPRGDEEFQYMDLDMPAYFYNEKYDRVYINTNGILSFGGELVGFLNLPFPLGNPLIAPFYANVDTTLPNDTATIVYFKSRDPTLLHRTTELVRDNFGSLLARTGDFEALQVFVATWEHVGHYSMKNEVQNSFQVAIIQGATDTFVQFLYPEEGINWIQGDTGDSGLPDVRAQAGFAAEDDRTFMLPGSGTDNVRHLTISSNINQPGVWLYHVGPLAPEGNVEQPDRQHAEPSEPRSCADGGRYKCHSAASCVNSNWGFCCQCKSGYYGNGFSCVKSDIPLRVAGKVLGNVNGEPLDTQLQSYVVMVDGRTYTAISPLEEQLGTDLQLTQILGGTIAWLFAKPLGNSMNGYQLTGGKFNHTSTLQFETGESFYITQQYTGLNVWDQLALDVHLSGQLPSIPALEKLHLDDYSVAFRRSGKDRLQAVSAHSFRVESQARNVSYTLYQDITYEGCSGNEDTIAGKDESMLKITRINLGYEPRERAVRMGMLSKMVIGDQFNPCDEANCGDNTVCVPKPDDTFDCNCKNGFTYIPYGTSDRINCVDIDECSGVNICDENAQCYNEPGGYICRCNPGYEGNGYVCDKVVPGGYSQPTSSSYTVSTPASYGGHSYNEVDSDPTQEEPEQCERCAEFADCVEGQCQCRSGYDGDGVSYCHSLCDPESVWNGEECVKETYVEEEGIEPFCTILGCTCPTGYTLIEYAFNQICRRVELDPEEVPQEGMPPCDVENNCSPHANCEWRDSSYRHECICNPGYDGNGYTCVEKEVSCLDDEEICDIHASCTYMLNRKSVCVCNKGYEGDGRTCHLAPECAVDDDCGMNSECQQGVCVCQEGYERDLSDFCVRAGSCGGAYCAENAVCVIDPVQKIPYCHCPQGFVGDGVSQCRSIPPPCNVRNNCGLHAACVPSYRDPSSYECMCNQGFFGDGFVCTPERNCANIPSLCDPNARCESTTNGYQCICNDGFIGNGSVCNTAHRLDDGFLLISQGVANIRVPLNGGLGYPVTMAFMSIGLDRDCAEGRIYWSDIAAQQIVSAKYDGTDQKPFITKDIVSPEGVAVDWISRRLYWTDSAKDTIEVASLDNPEQRTVLISKFLVNPRGIAVDPHQTKLYWSDWNRDGPKIEWSNLDGTEREQLVGSPQVALPNSIQVSMATGELCYADAGTKKVECIDTYSRQIRTIASNLTYPFGLAVTDDLFYWTDWMTKKIESINLYGVRQKPINSPVFGNHKMYGMTAVTDKCPLFHSPCVSNNGDCPEDKICLINPRAPSGRSCKCTRNCNNDVVLDY, encoded by the exons ATGTCTGTCAGAAGTGAGGTATTGCAAGGGTTAGTAGTGTACGCGgtgttactactactaccctCGATCGTACATGCGGTGGATCCTCGCGATCTGTACAGCTACGCGAACGAAGCCAGCGAGGTGTTGCCGCGAGGTGATGAAGAGTTCCAGTACATGGATCTGGACATGCCAGCTTACTTCTACAACGAAAAATACGACCGTGTTTAC atcAACACCAACGGCATCCTGTCGTTCGGTGGCGAGCTGGTCGGCTTCCTCAATCTACCCTTCCCGCTCGGCAACCCGCTGATCGCGCCGTTCTACGCGAACGTCGACACAACCCTGCCGAACGATACGGCCACGATCGTGTACTTCAAGTCGCGCGATCCCACCCTGCTCCACCGCACGACCGAGCTGGTGCGGGACAACTTTGGCAGTCTACTGGCCCGGACCGGGGACTTCGAGGCGCTGCAGGTGTTCGTCGCGACCTGGGAGCACGTGGGACACTACAGCATGAAGAACGAGGTGCAGAACTCGTTCCAGGTGGCGATCATACAGGGCGCGACGGACACGTTCGTGCAGTTCCTGTATCCGGAGGAGGGCATCAACTGGATCCAGGGTGATACCGGCGATAGTGGCCTGCCGGATGTGCGTGCGCAGGCCGGCTTTGCCGCGGAAGATGATCGTACGTTTATGCTGCCCGGTTCCGGTACTGATAAT GTACGCCATTTAACGATTTCGTCCAACATTAATCAACCGGGCGTGTGGTTGTATCACGTTGGACCGCTCGCACCGGAGGGGAATGTGGAGCAGCCGGACCGCCAGCACGCCGAACCGAGTGAACCGCGCAGCTGCGCTGATGGTGGCCGGTACAAGTGCCATTCGGCGGCCTCCTGTGTCAACAGCAACTGGGGCTTCTGCTGTCAGTGCAAGTCCGGCTACTACGGAAATGGATTCAG TTGCGTGAAGAGTGACATTCCCCTGCGGGTCGCTGGTAAGGTGCTCGGCAATGTGAACGGTGAGCCTCTCGACACTCAGCTCCAATCGTACGTTGTAATGGTGGACGGGCGTACATACACTGCGATCAGTCCGCTCGAGGAGCAGCTCGGCACTGATCTCCAGCTAACGCAAATTCTCGGTGGTACGATCGCGTGGCTGTTCGCCAAACCCCTTGGAAATTCCATGAACGGTTACCAGCTGACAGGTGGCAAGTTCAACCACACCAGCACACTGCAGTTCGAGACGGGCGAGTCGTTCTACATCACCCAACAGTACACGGGACTGAACGTGTGGGATCAACTCGCACTGGATGTGCATCTGTCCGGACAGCTACCTTCCATTCCGGCCCTTGAGAAGCTCCATCTGGATGACTACTCTGTCGCGTTCCGACGGTCCGGTAAGGACCGACTGCAAGCCGTCAGTGCGCACAGCTTCCGGGTGGAGTCGCAGGCACGCAACGTCAGCTACACACTGTACCAGGACATTACGTACGAGGGATGCTCGGGCAATGAGGACACCATTGCCGGAAAGGATGAATCGATGCTGAAGATTACGCGCATCAATCTGGGGTACGAGCCGAGGGAGCGAGCCGTCCGGATGGGCATGCTGTCGAAGATGGTGATCGGCGATCAGTTCAACCCGTGCGATGAGGCCAACTGTGGGGATAATACGGTGTGCGTGCCGAAGCCTGACGACACTTTCGAT TGTAACTGCAAGAACGGGTTCACCTACATCCCGTACGGTACGAGCGATCGCATCAACTGTGTGGACATTGACGAGTGCTCGGGCGTTAACATCTGTGACGAGAATGCGCAGTGCTACAACGAGCCGGGCGGCTACATTTGCCGCTGTAATCCGGGCTACGAGGGCAATGGGTACGTGTGTGATAAAGTAGTGCCGGGTGGATACAGCCAACCAACCTCTTCGTCGTACACGGTGTCGACGCCTGCAAGCTACGGTGGGCACAGCTACAACGAAGTGGACAGTGACCCAACTCAGGAAGAGCCGGAACAGTGTGAG CGCTGTGCCGAGTTTGCCGACTGTGTTGAGGGTCAGTGCCAGTGCCGATCGGGATATGATGGCGATGGTGTTAGCTACTGTCACTCACTGTGCGATCCGGAAAGCGTATGGAACGGGGAGGAGTGCGTGAAGGAGACGTACGTTGAAGAAG AGGGAATTGAACCGTTCTGCACGATACTGGGCTGCACGTGCCCTACCGGCTACACGCTGATCGAGTACGCGTTCAACCAGATCTGCCGGCGAGTTGAGCTCGACCCGGAGGAGGTCCCCCAGGAAGGTATGCCGCCGTGCGATGTGGAGAACAACTGTAGCCCGCATGCAAACTGTGAGTGGCGTGACAGCTCGTACCGGCACGAATGTATCTGCAACCCGGGCTACGATGGTAATGGGTATACGTGCGTCGAGAAGGAAGTGTCCTGTCTGGATGATGAGGAGATCTGTGACATCCATGCGTCCTGCACGTACATGCTGAATCGGAAGTCGGTGTGTGTCTGCAACAAGGGGTACGAGGGTGATGGTCGTACGTGTCATCTCGCGCCGGAGTGTGCGGTCGATGACGATTGTGGCATGAACTCGGAGTGCCAGcagggtgtgtgcgtgtgtcagGAAGGGTACGAGCGGGATCTGTCCGACTTTTGTGTGCGCGCTGGATCGTGCGGTGGTGCGTACTGTGCGGAGAATGCGGTTTGCGTGATCGATCCGGTGCAGAAGATACCGTACTGCCACTGTCCGCAGGGTTTCGTTGGTGACGGGGTGTCGCAGTGCCGTTCCATTCCACCGCCGTGCAATGTGAGGAACAACTGCGGGCTGCATGCTGCCTGTGTGCCGAGCTATAG AGATCCTTCCTCGTACGAGTGTATGTGCAATCAGGGCTTCTTTGGCGATGGGTTCGTCTGCACACCGGAGCGCAACTGTGCCAATATCCCGAGCCTGTGCGATCCGAACGCTCGCTGCGAGTCCACTACCAACGGCTACCAGTGCATCTGTAACGATGGCTTCATCGGCAACGGGTCCGTCTGCAACACCGCTCACCGGCTGGACGATGGCTTCCTGCTCATCAGCCAGGGTGTGGCGAACATACGCGTCCCGCTGAACGGTGGGCTCGGGTACCCCGTCACGATGGCGTTCATGTCGATCGGGCTCGATCGGGACTGTGCCGAGGGACGCATCTACTGGAGCGACATTGCGGCCCAGCAGATCGTGAGCGCCAAGTACGATGGTACCGATCAGAAGCCGTTCATCACGAAGGACATCGTGTCGCCGGAGGGTGTGGCGGTCGATTGGATCTCGCGCCGGCTGTACTGGACCGATTCGGCGAAGGATACGATCGAGGTGGCGAGCCTGGACAATCCGGAGCAGAGGACGGTGCTGATTTCGAAGTTTTTGGTCAATCCGCGCGGCATTGCGGTCGATCCGCATCAGACGAAGCTGTACTGGTCGGACTGGAATCGGGATGGGCCGAAGATTGAGTGGTCGAATTTGGACGGAACGGAGCGGGAGCAGCTGGTGGGTAGTCCGCAGGTAGCTCTGCCGAACAGCATCCAGGTGTCGATGGCGACTGGGGAGCTTTGTTACGCTGACGCGGGAACGAAGAAGGTTGAGTGTATTGATACGTACAGCAGACAGATCCGCACGATCGCCAGCAATCTGACGTACCCGTTCGGGTTGGCCGTTACCGATGATTTGTTCTACTGGACGGATTGGATGAC TAAAAAGATCGAAAGCATCAACCTGTACGGTGTGCGCCAGAAGCCGATCAACTCGCCCGTATTTGGCAACCACAAGATGTACGGCATGACGGCCGTCACCGACAAGTGCCCGCTGTTCCACAGCCCGTGCGTCAGCAACAATGGTGACTGCCCGGAGGACAAGATTTGTCTGATCAATCCGCGTGCCCCTTCCGGCCGTAGCTGCAAGTGTACGCGCAACTGCAACAATGACGTCGTATTAGACTACTAA